The nucleotide window CGGCAGCCGAATATGCTTTAGAACTTGCAGAAAAGTATAACGCAAAAATTCATATTCTAAATGTTCTCGAAAAGACACCGCCAATATTAGCAATTCGTTCGCTGGATCTATCTCAGGATAAAATATTAAAGGAAATTGATAGTGCTGCTAAAAAATCATTAACCGAAACAGTTCAAAAAATAACTAAGAATAAAAACTTAGAGGTTGTTTCTGTAATACGAAAAGGTAATGATTATGAAGAAATAATAAAATATTCCGAAGAAAAAAAAATAGATATTATAGTAATAGCAACGCATGGAAGGACTGGAATTTTACATACTTTGATTGGAAGTGTGGCAGAAAAAGTAATCAGATTCTCAAAAATTCCCGTATTAGTAATAACACCGAAGATCAAAGGCAATTAATTCCTTGCTTAAATCCGTAATAATGAATATTTTTAGAACTCGTTAAAGAATAGATAAGGAACAATATGGCAAGAGTAAAAAACGTTGAGGCATTTTGCAACAACTGTAATGGCATCAGAAAAATGGAAATTACAGGTGATTTTGCTGCCAATGAGAATAAGAAATGGGCGAAATGTAAAAAGTGCAAACAAACAACCGTAATTGATTTTAATCTTGAAGAGAGAGCCGCAAAAGTATCATTAGAAGGTATTGAAAATAATTCTTTCAAAGTATATTCTCCGGCAGCATCTTTTGAAATTGGTGAAGCGATCTACCATAAAAATTGGGACGATTACGGAAAAGTTGTTTCTAAAGAAATTCTTTCAGATGGGAACCATTCCATTTCTGTTGAATTCCAAAAATCCGGACAAAAAAAATTAATTGAATCATTAACCACATAATCAAAGTTGAAACGAGGTGAATAAAACTTGGTTGGAATTTCCATCGGTGATAACGAATCTATTGACAAAGCTCTAAGACGATTCAAAAAGAAATATGAACGATCGGGTATATTAAAAGAATATAAAAAGCGGACATTCTTTGTTAAACCTTCTGTTAAAAAGAGACAGGAAAAACTAAAAGCTGTTCGAAGAGCACATAGACCTGAATTTTTACCACTCTAATTTCTTCGCCCCGTACAGCGGGGCAATTTTTATTTTAAATCAATATTTGGTTCTGTAACATCTCTTTTTTCTGTACGTAAATAGTTTTTCTCAAAATATTTTACAATTTGATGAAACGCTTCATCAACGTTGTTGCAAAATGTAAATTTATTCAAGTCTGACCGGCTTACCACTCCATTATTTACTAGTGCTTCAAAATTGATTATACTCTTCCAATATTTTTCGTCATATATCATAAGCAACATTTTCTTTTTTATTTTTTCAGTTTGGATAAGAGTTAGTATTTCAAAAAATTCATCCATCGTTCCAAATCCACCCGGAAAAACTATTAAAGCTTTCGCAAGGTAAGCAAACCAAAATTTTCTCATAAAGAAATAGTGAAATTCAAAACTTAAATCTTTAGTTACATATTTATTAACAAACTGTTCGAATGGGATACTAATGTTAAGCCCGATGGAATAACCTCCAGCTAATTTTGCTCCCTTATTTGCAGCCTCCATAATTCCGGGTCCGCCCCCCGAGCAAATAATAAATCTGTTCGAATTAGTTTCGAGTGAAAGCGACCACTCTGTTAATTTTTTAGAAAGTTCAACAGCGTCTTCATAATATTTTGACATATTCAATAGCTGCTGCGCTTGACGTAAATTCTCGGCGAGGAAATTTGTATTCGGATTTATTGTATTAAACTTTTTTACTTCAGCGAGAGAGTCTTTTCTTGACTTAAGTCTTGCAGAACCAAAAAAAACAATTGTATCAATGATTTTATATTTCCTAAATTTGCTTTGCGGTTGAAGATATTCGGAGAGCATCCTGATTATTCTGCCGTCGGAAGAATTTAAAAAATCAATATTTTCGTATGCTTTCAAGTTATTTTTTTTAATTGCCATGATAAATTTCTTTCTAAATTTCAATTAGTAAATGAATGGCTGTTAATAAATAAAAACTATTAATAATTTTTGTAGTTGGAAATTAAAACAATTCTTTCTCTTAAAATAAATATTTTAGAATATTAGAGTCGCATATGTTTAAGATAATAATTACAATTCTATTTTTCTCTGTACAGCTTATCGCCTCAGACAGAGAGGAAACACAACAAAAGATTAGTAATCTACTAACATCACTTTCTGAGAAAACGAATGTGGGACTTCTAATATTCAACCCGCTTACTCAAGATACAATCTTCAGTCTGAATTGTTTCCAAACTATGATTCCAGCTTCCAATACCAAATTATTCACCACATCGGTTGCGTTATTAAGTTTAGGCGGTGATTTTAAAATATCACTGAAATTATTTACAGATGATAGTTATTTTAAGGATGGGGTAATAAATGGAAATATTTATCTAAAAGGATTTGGAAACGCTACCATAACTGAAAATGACCTCCTGTTATTTGTTAAACATTTGCAAGAGTTGGGAATAAATAAAATCACTGGAAATATTGTCGGAGACGAATCTTACTTTGACGATGCTTATTACAGGGCAGATTGGATTGATGATGAAGTCAGTACGGTAAAATTATCACCCATTTCTTCTTTGATAATTGATCGCAACCAAATAATTACATTTAAGAAAAAAGGTCGCCGAACTAAAAAATACGTTGCCGATATTAAACAA belongs to Ignavibacteriales bacterium and includes:
- a CDS encoding universal stress protein, encoding MFKIKNILLPTDFSKLSLSAAEYALELAEKYNAKIHILNVLEKTPPILAIRSLDLSQDKILKEIDSAAKKSLTETVQKITKNKNLEVVSVIRKGNDYEEIIKYSEEKKIDIIVIATHGRTGILHTLIGSVAEKVIRFSKIPVLVITPKIKGN
- the rpsU gene encoding 30S ribosomal protein S21, with the translated sequence MVGISIGDNESIDKALRRFKKKYERSGILKEYKKRTFFVKPSVKKRQEKLKAVRRAHRPEFLPL
- a CDS encoding TIGR00730 family Rossman fold protein; amino-acid sequence: MAIKKNNLKAYENIDFLNSSDGRIIRMLSEYLQPQSKFRKYKIIDTIVFFGSARLKSRKDSLAEVKKFNTINPNTNFLAENLRQAQQLLNMSKYYEDAVELSKKLTEWSLSLETNSNRFIICSGGGPGIMEAANKGAKLAGGYSIGLNISIPFEQFVNKYVTKDLSFEFHYFFMRKFWFAYLAKALIVFPGGFGTMDEFFEILTLIQTEKIKKKMLLMIYDEKYWKSIINFEALVNNGVVSRSDLNKFTFCNNVDEAFHQIVKYFEKNYLRTEKRDVTEPNIDLK